In Sphingobacteriaceae bacterium, a single genomic region encodes these proteins:
- the porV gene encoding type IX secretion system outer membrane channel protein PorV translates to MRLSIYIFVLIFLSNRLVSQISAQSLSGQTINPITTAVPFLLISPDSKQGAMGDVGVATDPDINSIHWNCSKLAFAEKRFGFGFTVTPWLRLLVPDINLYYLSGYGKLDKKGNMAIGGSLRYFSLGNIELTNATGVKTGDYTPNEWAMDLAFSQKLSKNFSLGLAGRYINSSISRVFFNGSQGNAASTVAVDLTMFYKSNFVDLGSKKAIINGGLAFTNVGAKIKYSNDQNFIPMNLRLGGGLKVSLDDYNTIGYYLDFNKLLVPTPPIYQYSVDANGQLLYVTDPATNEKVILAGKNPNVPVAQGILQSFNDAPGGMKEEMQEINISNGFEYWYNNVFAFRAGYFYEPKTKGSRQFFTFGAGVKYSIINIDGSYLIPTVLNNPLQRTWRISISFDFDAAKKKEDPAATAP, encoded by the coding sequence ATGAGATTAAGTATATATATTTTTGTTTTGATTTTCCTTTCAAACAGATTGGTTTCGCAAATCAGCGCGCAATCTTTATCCGGACAAACAATTAATCCAATAACTACAGCTGTTCCGTTTTTATTAATTAGTCCGGATAGCAAACAAGGTGCTATGGGAGATGTTGGAGTGGCTACTGATCCCGATATTAATTCAATACATTGGAATTGCAGTAAACTGGCATTCGCAGAAAAACGTTTTGGATTTGGATTTACGGTTACTCCCTGGTTAAGATTACTCGTGCCAGACATTAATTTATATTATTTATCAGGATATGGTAAATTAGATAAAAAGGGAAATATGGCAATTGGCGGTTCTTTACGATATTTTAGTTTGGGAAATATTGAATTAACCAATGCCACCGGAGTTAAAACCGGTGATTATACCCCTAATGAGTGGGCCATGGATCTTGCTTTTTCTCAAAAACTATCAAAGAATTTCTCTTTAGGATTAGCCGGTCGTTATATTAATTCCAGCATTAGCAGAGTCTTCTTTAATGGTAGTCAAGGGAATGCGGCTAGTACGGTTGCAGTAGATTTAACCATGTTTTACAAAAGTAATTTTGTGGATTTAGGAAGTAAAAAAGCCATTATAAATGGTGGTTTGGCATTTACTAATGTAGGTGCAAAAATTAAGTATTCAAATGATCAGAATTTTATTCCCATGAACCTGAGATTGGGCGGTGGATTAAAAGTAAGTTTAGATGATTACAATACTATTGGGTATTATTTAGATTTTAATAAGTTATTGGTTCCAACCCCTCCTATTTATCAGTATTCGGTTGACGCCAACGGTCAATTATTATATGTAACCGATCCGGCCACAAATGAAAAAGTAATTTTAGCCGGGAAAAATCCAAATGTTCCGGTGGCTCAGGGTATTTTGCAATCCTTTAATGATGCGCCCGGAGGTATGAAAGAAGAAATGCAGGAAATCAATATCAGCAATGGTTTTGAGTATTGGTACAACAACGTATTTGCCTTCAGAGCCGGTTATTTTTACGAACCAAAAACTAAAGGCTCCCGTCAGTTTTTTACCTTTGGTGCCGGAGTAAAATACAGTATCATCAATATAGACGGATCTTATCTAATTCCAACCGTGCTAAACAATCCATTACAAAGAACTTGGCGTATTTCCATTAGTTTTGACTTTGATGCAGCCAAAAAGAAGGAAGATCCTGCCGCTACCGCTCCTTAA
- a CDS encoding OsmC family protein, with protein METSIITYLGELRTESVHVASQNKILTDAPVDNHGKGAAFSPTDLMATSLANCMLTVMGIKGNQEQMKNINGAVAHVTKVMYSEPRRVGEIKVKIVFPKNNFTEKEKKIYENTAKTCPVAKSLHPELIQSIEFVW; from the coding sequence ATGGAAACGAGCATAATTACCTATTTGGGAGAATTAAGAACAGAGTCGGTTCATGTAGCCAGTCAAAACAAAATTTTAACAGATGCCCCAGTTGATAATCACGGTAAAGGTGCTGCTTTTTCACCTACCGATTTGATGGCCACCTCACTAGCCAATTGTATGCTTACCGTTATGGGGATTAAAGGCAATCAAGAACAAATGAAAAACATAAATGGTGCTGTTGCTCACGTTACAAAAGTCATGTATTCGGAGCCCAGAAGAGTTGGTGAAATAAAAGTTAAAATTGTGTTTCCTAAAAATAATTTCACGGAGAAGGAAAAAAAAATATACGAAAACACAGCTAAAACATGTCCGGTTGCAAAAAGCTTGCACCCTGAATTAATACAAAGCATTGAATTTGTTTGGTAA
- a CDS encoding L,D-transpeptidase family protein, protein MRIIVGILTILLFFFQSCKEEKKVEIIKIPVKKVQNVNKEVLEELAHYYNSAFGDTLLIINNDSLYTYRFFGRIFNPDSIYFTQNGRISPLGDSLFSVIKNSRMYGLFAPDYHALTLDSLQKNFYDSTEKYYNASCLAAFEVYSKDAFFKFGAHLNKGRFNPDTLLKEWRPQKLDTNWISILKSGIQNKKIKQAYDSLEPKHLGYKFLQKAFRNYLMENKDAEWDSISFVGIQDTVEWRNKLIERLRATGDYNDSLKLNDSLKLAKALKSFQKKFNLDPDGKLGKYTKQALNLSKETTIRQMEMALERWRWEPAKYPEKYAVVNIPSADLHVWEWYKKKKLDTLVLKSKVVVGKPENQTPLLKSKISNMLIYPYWNVPFSIAWKEILPMVKNDTNYLHKHNFEVINHRGEVVTNLGKLNWKKYNKENLPIRFRQRIGNENSLGVCKFNFHSKYDVYMHDTNSKRYFKTFYRYQSHGCIRLEKYMELARFLIRDDTLRIPYDTLNAYFEREQQVKINLKKPLPLYVKYFTVGVDSIQQLNMFLDIYKKDLQMMKMIYNN, encoded by the coding sequence TTGAGAATTATTGTCGGCATATTAACTATTCTCTTGTTTTTTTTTCAGTCTTGTAAGGAAGAAAAAAAGGTAGAAATCATAAAAATTCCGGTTAAAAAAGTTCAAAATGTGAACAAGGAGGTGCTTGAAGAATTGGCACATTATTATAACAGCGCATTTGGCGACACCTTATTAATTATAAATAACGATAGTTTATACACGTATCGTTTTTTTGGAAGAATATTTAATCCGGATAGTATTTATTTTACGCAGAACGGAAGGATATCTCCTTTAGGCGATAGTTTGTTTTCTGTAATTAAGAATAGCAGAATGTATGGATTGTTTGCGCCAGATTACCATGCATTAACCCTAGACTCATTGCAGAAAAACTTTTATGACAGTACCGAAAAATATTACAATGCTTCCTGCCTGGCGGCTTTTGAAGTGTATAGTAAAGATGCTTTTTTCAAATTTGGCGCACATTTAAACAAGGGAAGGTTTAACCCCGATACCCTGCTGAAAGAATGGAGGCCACAAAAGTTAGATACCAATTGGATTTCTATATTAAAATCGGGAATCCAAAACAAAAAAATAAAACAGGCTTATGACTCTTTAGAACCAAAACATTTAGGCTATAAATTTTTACAAAAAGCATTCCGCAATTATTTAATGGAAAACAAAGATGCGGAATGGGATAGTATTTCATTTGTAGGAATACAAGACACTGTCGAGTGGAGAAATAAATTAATCGAAAGATTACGAGCAACCGGCGATTATAATGATTCCCTTAAACTGAATGATAGTTTGAAATTAGCGAAAGCATTAAAGTCTTTTCAAAAGAAATTTAATTTGGATCCGGATGGAAAATTAGGGAAATACACCAAGCAAGCATTGAATCTTAGTAAGGAAACTACCATTCGGCAGATGGAAATGGCCTTAGAGCGTTGGCGCTGGGAACCTGCAAAATATCCTGAAAAATATGCTGTAGTAAATATACCTTCTGCTGATCTACATGTTTGGGAGTGGTACAAAAAAAAGAAATTAGATACTTTGGTGTTAAAGAGTAAAGTAGTAGTGGGTAAACCTGAAAATCAAACCCCCCTACTCAAAAGCAAAATCAGTAATATGCTAATTTACCCTTATTGGAATGTTCCTTTTAGTATAGCTTGGAAAGAAATATTACCTATGGTAAAAAACGATACGAATTATTTGCACAAGCATAATTTTGAAGTTATCAATCATCGAGGCGAAGTAGTGACCAATTTGGGAAAATTGAATTGGAAAAAGTACAACAAAGAAAATTTACCGATCCGTTTTCGGCAACGTATAGGAAATGAAAATAGTTTAGGCGTATGTAAATTTAATTTTCACAGCAAATACGATGTTTACATGCACGATACCAACAGTAAAAGATATTTTAAAACCTTTTACAGGTATCAAAGTCATGGATGTATTCGACTTGAAAAGTATATGGAGCTTGCTCGGTTTTTAATTCGAGACGACACCTTGCGGATTCCGTACGACACTTTAAATGCATACTTTGAAAGAGAACAGCAAGTGAAAATTAATTTAAAAAAGCCTTTACCGCTTTATGTAAAATATTTCACGGTTGGTGTAGATAGTATTCAGCAATTAAATATGTTTTTAGACATTTATAAAAAAGATCTACAAATGATGAAAATGATTTACAATAATTAA
- a CDS encoding polysaccharide biosynthesis C-terminal domain-containing protein: protein MFSNILQSVFTKGFVAIINFLIFILSAKYLGASSRGEINIFVLNIAIIQILNEIYTGYSLIYFIPKYNFKKIFLTGILYTFMACTLGNSLFYSIGLQLPGYEWISYIISTLVILNTFNCVLILGKEKIGMYNFLCLFQPLLLLIGLCLAIFYLKNFTLEAYLYPMLLSFSLAFTISFFSTFNLSREHKEKNEFELKPILIYGFICQMGVLLYILSNKYSYYLLENNTEVGLYGTACSLIESVLIIANGVAPVFLARVANTGNSSYNVNMALVLSKASSLLSFIIIIIMLAIPNKLYVSILGTGYSEVKYYMFLYSPGILIMSFISILNNYFSAIGKLKQVLICNLAGFICSIIIAHVFIPIYGIKGAALAANIAYLVTAISIVSFFFYSNKLGIKNLFTITADINSLKK from the coding sequence ATGTTTAGTAACATATTACAAAGTGTATTTACCAAAGGATTTGTAGCAATTATAAACTTTCTGATTTTTATTTTATCGGCCAAATATTTAGGCGCCAGTTCGAGGGGAGAAATTAATATTTTTGTATTAAACATTGCAATTATTCAAATTTTAAATGAGATTTATACAGGATATAGTTTAATTTATTTTATACCGAAGTATAATTTCAAGAAGATATTTTTAACCGGAATTCTTTATACGTTCATGGCTTGCACCCTGGGCAACAGTTTATTTTATAGCATTGGATTGCAATTACCGGGGTACGAATGGATAAGCTATATAATTTCAACATTGGTAATCTTAAACACATTTAATTGCGTACTAATTTTAGGAAAAGAAAAAATTGGCATGTATAATTTTCTTTGTCTTTTCCAGCCTTTATTATTATTGATAGGCTTATGCCTTGCCATCTTCTACTTAAAAAATTTCACCCTGGAAGCTTATCTTTATCCAATGCTACTATCCTTTAGTTTAGCATTTACCATTTCATTTTTTTCTACCTTCAATCTTAGTCGTGAGCATAAAGAAAAAAATGAGTTTGAACTAAAACCAATTTTAATTTATGGATTCATTTGCCAAATGGGCGTACTCTTATATATTTTAAGCAACAAATACAGTTATTACTTGCTCGAAAATAACACCGAAGTTGGACTTTACGGAACCGCTTGTTCTTTGATTGAATCCGTTTTAATCATTGCCAATGGTGTAGCTCCTGTTTTTTTAGCCAGAGTAGCGAATACCGGAAACAGTTCTTATAATGTAAATATGGCGTTAGTTTTAAGCAAGGCAAGTAGTTTGTTGAGTTTTATCATTATTATCATTATGCTTGCTATTCCAAACAAATTATACGTATCTATTTTGGGAACCGGCTATTCCGAAGTGAAATATTATATGTTTTTATATTCCCCGGGTATTTTAATTATGAGTTTCATAAGTATACTAAATAATTATTTTTCGGCCATCGGAAAACTAAAACAGGTTTTGATTTGCAATTTAGCAGGGTTTATTTGTTCAATAATAATTGCCCATGTTTTTATTCCAATTTATGGCATAAAAGGAGCTGCACTCGCTGCTAATATTGCGTATTTGGTTACCGCAATTTCTATTGTTTCTTTCTTTTTTTATTCGAACAAATTGGGAATTAAAAATTTATTTACAATTACTGCGGATATTAATTCGCTTAAAAAGTAA
- the lipA gene encoding lipoyl synthase → MSVTTDKPKISKPDWLRVKLPTGEEYTKVRGIVSEHKLHTICESGNCPNMGECWGAGTATFMILGNICTRSCGFCAVATGMPKAVDWEEPERVANSVKLMGVKHCVITSVDRDDLKDGGSIIWAETIKAIRKISPETKFECLIPDFMGKWENLQRIIDVQPDIVSHNIETVRRLTAQVRIQAKYDRSLEVLKRLDEAGVKTKCGVMLGLGETEDEIFETIDDLAHVKVDVLTLGQYLQPTTKHLPVAKFVHPDDFKRYKEYALNKGFRYVESGPLVRSSYHAEKHIF, encoded by the coding sequence ATGAGCGTTACAACTGATAAACCTAAAATAAGTAAACCAGATTGGTTGAGGGTTAAATTACCAACCGGTGAGGAATACACTAAAGTAAGAGGGATTGTAAGTGAGCATAAGCTACACACTATTTGTGAGAGTGGTAATTGCCCAAATATGGGTGAGTGTTGGGGTGCGGGTACAGCAACATTTATGATACTCGGTAATATATGTACCCGTAGCTGCGGTTTTTGTGCAGTAGCAACCGGAATGCCAAAAGCTGTGGATTGGGAAGAGCCGGAGCGCGTAGCGAATTCAGTAAAATTGATGGGTGTTAAACATTGTGTAATCACCAGTGTTGATCGAGATGATTTAAAAGACGGTGGCTCTATTATTTGGGCAGAAACCATAAAAGCTATTCGGAAAATAAGCCCGGAAACAAAATTTGAGTGCTTAATACCTGACTTCATGGGGAAGTGGGAAAATTTGCAAAGGATAATTGATGTACAACCCGATATTGTTTCTCACAATATAGAAACTGTTAGACGCTTAACTGCACAGGTTCGTATTCAAGCGAAATACGACAGGAGTTTGGAAGTACTTAAAAGATTAGACGAGGCGGGTGTAAAAACCAAATGCGGTGTTATGTTGGGTTTAGGTGAAACGGAAGATGAAATATTTGAAACGATTGATGATTTAGCCCATGTTAAAGTTGATGTTTTAACACTAGGTCAATACTTACAGCCAACTACAAAACATTTACCGGTTGCTAAGTTTGTTCATCCGGATGATTTTAAAAGATACAAAGAGTATGCGCTTAACAAAGGGTTTAGGTATGTAGAGAGTGGACCGTTAGTACGATCGTCTTATCACGCAGAAAAACATATTTTTTAA
- a CDS encoding ABC transporter substrate-binding protein, translating into MPKYTLLLIISCALFLSACTSKPKEDDKTIFSYNEMAGISSLDPAQAINFENIWPVNQLFNGLVQMDDKMNVIPGLAHKFSISENGLVYTFHLRNDVFFHDNPCFEGGRGRKVNAKDFVFSFDRLYDPKVSSATTLLSNIDRTEKTNYKGFEALDDSTFRITLKQPFAAFLSILTMKFFSVIPYEAIDYYKQDFRRNPVGTGPFVFKLWEEGTKLILLRNANYYEVDENNKSLPYLDAVSVSFVRDRETAFMELLGGKFDMLSGADAFNTNEVLDKNGDLKDSYAQKFYLQKQTFLKTDYIGFLIDESIPIVKNSPLRLKAVRQAINYGFDRDKLIKYLRSNVGEPAHAGFIPMGMRSYDTAKVKGYYYSPDKVRELLALAGFPNGKGLPEITMYATDNYKEQVEFIQAQLSENNIKIQVSIEKPTVLKQAVNSCEYTMFKKSWVGDYADEENFMSLFYSKNFSPQGVNYFHYNNPEFDKMYETAQIENDDQKKIELYQKMDQMIIEDAPVIPLYYDQVVRLVHHHVKDLGSNPMNLLNLKTVKKVKETK; encoded by the coding sequence ATGCCTAAGTATACCCTGTTGTTAATTATAAGCTGCGCACTTTTTTTAAGCGCATGTACGTCAAAACCTAAAGAGGATGATAAAACCATTTTCAGTTATAATGAAATGGCCGGAATTTCATCTTTAGATCCTGCACAGGCGATTAATTTTGAAAATATCTGGCCGGTTAATCAATTATTTAACGGGTTGGTACAAATGGACGATAAAATGAATGTAATACCCGGCCTGGCCCATAAATTCAGTATTAGCGAAAATGGATTGGTGTATACATTTCATTTGAGAAACGATGTTTTTTTTCACGATAACCCTTGTTTTGAAGGTGGAAGGGGTAGAAAAGTAAATGCAAAGGATTTTGTTTTTAGTTTTGATCGTTTATATGATCCTAAGGTAAGCAGCGCAACAACTTTATTAAGTAATATAGATCGAACTGAAAAAACCAATTACAAAGGTTTTGAAGCCCTTGACGACAGTACATTTAGAATAACGCTGAAACAACCTTTTGCTGCATTTTTAAGCATTTTAACCATGAAGTTTTTTAGTGTTATTCCATATGAAGCAATAGATTATTATAAGCAAGATTTCAGAAGAAACCCGGTAGGCACCGGCCCATTTGTTTTTAAATTGTGGGAAGAGGGAACTAAGTTGATTTTATTGCGTAACGCAAATTATTATGAAGTGGATGAAAATAATAAGAGTTTACCTTATTTGGATGCAGTCTCGGTTTCATTTGTACGCGATAGGGAAACAGCATTTATGGAATTGTTAGGAGGTAAGTTTGATATGTTAAGTGGTGCAGATGCTTTTAATACCAATGAGGTATTGGATAAGAATGGCGACTTAAAAGATTCGTACGCACAAAAATTTTATTTGCAAAAACAAACCTTTTTAAAAACGGATTATATAGGATTTTTAATTGATGAAAGTATTCCTATTGTAAAAAATTCACCATTGCGTTTAAAAGCTGTTCGACAAGCCATCAATTACGGTTTTGATCGCGATAAATTGATTAAGTATTTACGTAGCAATGTAGGTGAGCCTGCACATGCCGGATTTATTCCAATGGGAATGCGCTCTTACGATACCGCTAAAGTAAAAGGCTATTATTACAGCCCGGATAAAGTAAGGGAATTATTGGCGCTAGCCGGATTTCCAAACGGTAAAGGACTGCCTGAAATTACCATGTACGCAACAGATAATTATAAGGAACAAGTTGAATTTATTCAGGCACAGTTATCAGAAAATAACATAAAAATTCAGGTGAGTATTGAAAAACCTACGGTGTTAAAACAGGCCGTAAACAGTTGCGAATACACTATGTTTAAAAAATCATGGGTAGGTGATTATGCCGATGAGGAAAACTTCATGAGCTTATTTTATAGCAAAAATTTTTCTCCGCAAGGTGTAAATTATTTTCACTATAACAATCCTGAGTTTGATAAAATGTATGAAACCGCACAAATTGAAAATGATGATCAGAAAAAAATTGAACTTTATCAGAAAATGGATCAAATGATTATTGAGGATGCTCCTGTAATCCCCTTGTATTATGATCAAGTAGTGCGTCTTGTTCATCATCATGTTAAAGACTTGGGGAGTAATCCTATGAATTTATTAAATCTTAAAACAGTTAAAAAAGTGAAGGAGACTAAATAA